The proteins below come from a single Mycolicibacterium sp. TY81 genomic window:
- a CDS encoding septum formation family protein, producing the protein MTVRPHRLVWQVAAMSLLAACGSNTSAAPSSSTSSASPPTTTTAQLPSPVPIVPMKPNARQAKWVDLQVGDCLSTPPPTDPSVVEVTLVDCAAPHIAEVFLRANVAVNDAIAGVADQRCTAGLTAYAGQDSRYTSTYLIDSNMDRTGHTPLPSTVICLLQSATGLSLNGSAKA; encoded by the coding sequence ATGACCGTTCGTCCACATCGGCTCGTGTGGCAGGTCGCGGCAATGTCGCTGCTCGCGGCCTGCGGTTCGAACACGTCAGCGGCGCCGTCGTCGAGCACTTCGAGCGCATCGCCGCCCACGACCACGACAGCCCAGCTCCCTTCGCCGGTCCCGATCGTGCCGATGAAACCGAATGCGCGCCAGGCCAAGTGGGTCGACCTGCAGGTCGGCGACTGCCTGAGCACACCGCCGCCCACCGACCCCAGCGTCGTCGAAGTGACGCTGGTGGACTGTGCCGCCCCGCACATCGCCGAGGTGTTCCTGCGCGCCAATGTCGCGGTCAACGACGCCATCGCCGGTGTCGCCGATCAGCGGTGCACAGCGGGCCTGACGGCGTACGCCGGTCAAGACAGCCGGTACACCTCGACCTACCTGATCGACTCGAACATGGACCGCACCGGACACACGCCGCTGCCCAGCACCGTCATCTGCCTGTTGCAGTCGGCCACCGGCCTCTCGCTGAACGGCTCCGCTAAGGCTT